One genomic region from Enoplosus armatus isolate fEnoArm2 chromosome 17, fEnoArm2.hap1, whole genome shotgun sequence encodes:
- the LOC139300456 gene encoding uncharacterized protein isoform X1: MTWRYETPLILLMFLSMIDLSEEGCKDYFKMEKWARNLTETISLVRTKDSKDVMECTVERECLQGREICHWLPQCFDRPKVKRVTKSEKCEGETSQKVHFYHFLCLTAKAFSHTPEGCEYETVCELYSEKPSTNQTAKLPPTSTTLPETTTLSETTTLPETTTLPETTTATTAATVIQSTVSGGNGQILNIKDETNTFTLTTLFKVSVILNVLLPLAVYLWMRHQRRREWRPQASANGKDAETLNLMKPPEPLSVVTCSDDVIGNDCAAGDGTLQRRDPTHDAGLN, encoded by the exons ATGACATGGAGATACGAGACCCCCCTGATTCTCTTG ATGTTCCTGAGCATGATTGACCTGTCAGAGGAGGGCTGTAAGGACTACTTCAAGATGGAGAAATGG GCAAGGAACCTGACGGAGACCATCTCCCTCGTAAGAACGAAGGATTCCAAG GATGTAATGGAATGCACTGTAGAGCGAGAGTGCCTCCAGGGAAGAGAAATATGCCACTGGCTCCCTCAGTGCTTCGACAGACCA AAAGTAAAACGAGTCACGAAGAGCGAAAAGTGCGAAGGGGAAACTTCTCAGAAAGTCCATTTCTATCATTTCCTGTGCTTGACGGCCAAAGCGTTCAGCCACACCCCCGAAG GCTGTGAATACG AGACCGTGTGCGAGCTCTATTCAGAAAAGCCATCTACTA ATCAAACAGCAAAATTACcaccaacatcaacaacacTGCCAGAGACAACAACACTGTCAGAGACAACAACACTGCCAGAGACAACAACACTGCcagagacaacaacagcaacaacagcagcaacagtcaTACAGAGCACAGTTAGCGGAGGCAATG GGCAAATATTGAACATCAAGGATGAAACAA ACACCTTTACCCTGACGACATTATTTAAGGTGTCTGTGATCCTCAACGTGCTCTTGCCGCTGGCTGTTTACCTGTGGATGCGCCACCAGAGGAGGCGGGAGTGGAGACCACAG GCATCTGCAAATGGGAAAGACGCAGAGACCTTGAATTTAATGAAG CCCCCCGAGCCTCTCTCCGTCGTGACGTGTTCAGACGATGTAATTGGGAACGACTGCGCTGCTGGAGACGGAACGCTCCAACGGAGGGACCCCACTCACGACGCAGGACTGAATTAA
- the tnnt1 gene encoding troponin T, slow skeletal muscle, translating to MSDVEEEYEEQAEEAEEEQEAEPEQEEETEQAEEDGEEQQEYQDQDAQEEEEERPKPKPMVPQLAPPKIPEGDRVDFDDIHRKRMEKDLLELHTLIDVHFEQRKKDEEELIGLKERIEGRRSERAEIQRVRAEKEKDRQNRIAEERHRKEEEEAKKKADDEAKKKKVLSGMGANFGGFLAKAESRRGKRLTGKEIKKKTLVERRQPLAIDSLREDALKQRAQEMWNWIYQLESEKFDFMEHMKHQKYEIIVLLNRIQHAQKFKKVHGKGKVGGRWK from the exons ATGTCAGATGTAGAAGAGGAGTACGA GGAGCAGGCAGAGG AGGctgaagaggagcaggaggccgagcctgagcaggaggaggagacggagcaggcggaggaggatggagaag AGCAGCAAGAGTACCAAG ATCAAGACGCCCAGGAGGAAG AGGAGGAGCGCCCCAAACCAAA ACCTATGGTGCCTCAGCTTGCCCCTCCAAAGATTCCTGAGGGGGACAGGGTGGATTTTGAT GACATCCACAGAAAGCGTATGGAAAAGGACTTGCTGGAGCTGCACACTCTGATCGACGTCCACTTcgagcagaggaagaaggacGAGGAAGAACTTATTGGCCTCAAGGAACGAATC GAGGGTCGTCGGTCAGAGAGAGCTGAGATCCAGAGGGTtagagcagagaaggagaaggacagacagaacagGATTgcg GAGGAGCGtcacagaaaagaggaagaggaagccaAGAAGAAAGCTGATGATgaggccaagaagaagaaagtgctGTCCGGCATGGGAGCGAACTTTGGAGGCTTCCTGGCCAAG GCTGAGTCGAGGAGGGGAAAGCGTCTAACGGGCAAAGAGATCAAGAAGAAGACTCTGGTTGAGAGACGGCAGCCGCTTGCCATCGACTCTTTGAGGGAGGATGCGCTCAA GCAACGGGCCCAGGAGATGTGGAACTGGATCTACCAGCTAGAGTCGGAGAAGTTTGACTTCATGGAGCACATGAAGCACCAGAAATACGAg ATCATCGTGCTGCTGAACAGAATCCAACATGCTCAGAAATT TAAGAAGGTCCACGGCAAAGGGAAGGTGGGCGGTCGCTGGAAgtaa
- the LOC139300456 gene encoding uncharacterized protein isoform X2 produces the protein MTWRYETPLILLMFLSMIDLSEEGCKDYFKMEKWARNLTETISLVRTKDSKDVMECTVERECLQGREICHWLPQCFDRPKVKRVTKSEKCEGETSQKVHFYHFLCLTAKAFSHTPEGCEYETVCELYSEKPSTRQILNIKDETNTFTLTTLFKVSVILNVLLPLAVYLWMRHQRRREWRPQASANGKDAETLNLMKPPEPLSVVTCSDDVIGNDCAAGDGTLQRRDPTHDAGLN, from the exons ATGACATGGAGATACGAGACCCCCCTGATTCTCTTG ATGTTCCTGAGCATGATTGACCTGTCAGAGGAGGGCTGTAAGGACTACTTCAAGATGGAGAAATGG GCAAGGAACCTGACGGAGACCATCTCCCTCGTAAGAACGAAGGATTCCAAG GATGTAATGGAATGCACTGTAGAGCGAGAGTGCCTCCAGGGAAGAGAAATATGCCACTGGCTCCCTCAGTGCTTCGACAGACCA AAAGTAAAACGAGTCACGAAGAGCGAAAAGTGCGAAGGGGAAACTTCTCAGAAAGTCCATTTCTATCATTTCCTGTGCTTGACGGCCAAAGCGTTCAGCCACACCCCCGAAG GCTGTGAATACG AGACCGTGTGCGAGCTCTATTCAGAAAAGCCATCTACTA GGCAAATATTGAACATCAAGGATGAAACAA ACACCTTTACCCTGACGACATTATTTAAGGTGTCTGTGATCCTCAACGTGCTCTTGCCGCTGGCTGTTTACCTGTGGATGCGCCACCAGAGGAGGCGGGAGTGGAGACCACAG GCATCTGCAAATGGGAAAGACGCAGAGACCTTGAATTTAATGAAG CCCCCCGAGCCTCTCTCCGTCGTGACGTGTTCAGACGATGTAATTGGGAACGACTGCGCTGCTGGAGACGGAACGCTCCAACGGAGGGACCCCACTCACGACGCAGGACTGAATTAA
- the pih1d1 gene encoding PIH1 domain-containing protein 1, translating into MATDSSLLNSELELQQQEELYQQLLLQTMGTMQTENPDSKVIRPQPGMCVKTLTQPGKQKVFVNICQSNSVPPPPELSREELEELLQSDDPSGYRVPMSLGEPHTEMDNNSQGCTAYDVVINQEFFQMCQKDPLFQQFVILVSLEGLENKYNLELSRDWKVLKNRKFLGSVSEQNIRTKSRPVIQELQPHKSSTVTAKRPEFTLLVEPFAGDPEYLIAEIKLPGVPSSRSLVLDVGEDRLVLTARPSLFHLDVFHPLLVDQENSVAQYNNSTQILTVTMPVVSS; encoded by the exons ATGGCGACAGACTCCTCGCTCCTCAACTCCGAGCTGGAGctacagcagcaggaggagctgtaTCAACAGCTGCTGTTACAG ACAATGGGAACGATGCAGACTGAAAATCCAGACTCCAAAGTAATCCGGCCACAACCTG GCATGTGTGTGAAGACTCTAACACAGCCAGGCAAGCAGAAGGTCTTCGTCAACATCTGTCAGTCAAACTCAGTCCCGCCTCCACCAGAGCTGTCCAGAGAGGAGCTCGAGGAGCTGCTCCAATCGGACGATCCCAGCGGCTACAGAGTTCCCATGAGCCTCGGCGAGCCGCACACAGAAATGGACAACA ACTCTCAGGGTTGCACAGCGTATGATGTGGTCATCAACCAGGAGTTTTTCCAGATgtgccag AAGGATCCCTTGTTCCAGCAGTTTGTTATTCTGGTGTCTTTGGAGGGTTTGGAGAACAAATACAATCTGGAGCTAAGTAGAG acTGGAAGGTTCTGAAGAACAGAAAGTTCTTGGGTTCCGTTAGCGAGCAGAACATCCGGACAAAGAGCAGGCCGGTGATTCAAGAGCTGCAGCCTCA CAAGAGCTCCACTGTTACGGCTAAAAG ACCAGAGTTCACCTTGCTTGTGGAGCCCTTTGCTGGTGACCCGGAGTACCTCATTGCAGAAATAAAGCTACCTGGGGTG CCGTCGTCTCGCTCTCTGGTTCTGGACGTCGGAGAGGACCGACTGGTGTTGACGGCTCGGCCCTCGCTCTTCCATCTCGACGTCTTCCATCCCCTCCTCGTCGACCAGGAGAACAGTGTGGCGCAGTACAACAACAGCACTCag ATCCTTACAGTCACCATGCCTGTGGTGTCTTCATGA